In a genomic window of Nomascus leucogenys isolate Asia chromosome 4, Asia_NLE_v1, whole genome shotgun sequence:
- the ZFPL1 gene encoding zinc finger protein-like 1 — protein sequence MGLCKCPKRKVTNLFCFEHRVNVCEHCLVANHAKCIVQSYLQWLQDSDYNPNCRLCNIPLASRETTRLVCYDLFHWACLNERAAQLPRNTAPAGYQCPSCNGPIFPPTNLAGPVASALREKLATVNWARAGLGLPLIDEVVSPEPEPLNTSDFSDWSSFNASSTPGPEEVDSASAAPAFYSQAPRPPASPGRPEQHTVIHMGNPEPLTHAPRKVYDTRDDDRTPGLHGDCDDDKYRRRPALGWLAQLLRSRAGSRKRPLTLLQRAGLLLLLGLLGFLALLALMSRLGRAAADSDPNLDPLMNPHIRVGPS from the exons ATGGGGCTTTGTAAGTGCCCCAAGAGAAAGGTGACCAACCTGTTCTGCTTCGAACATCGGGTCAACGTCTGCGAGCACTGCCTGGTAGCCAATCACGCCAAG TGCATCGTCCAGTCCTACCTGCAATGGCTCCAAGATAGCGACTACAACCCCAATTGCCGCCTGTGCAACATACCCCTGGCCAGCCGAGAGACGACCCGCCTTGTCTGCTATG ATCTCTTTCACTGGGCCTGCCTCAATGAACGTGCTGCCCAGCTACCCCGAAACACGGCACCTGCCGGCTACCAGTGCCCCAGCTGCAATGGTCCCATCTTCCCCCCAACTAACCTGGCTGGCCCCGTGGCCTCTGCACTGAGAGAGAAGCTGGCCACAGTCAACTGGGCCCGGGCAGGACTGGGCCTCCCTCTG ATCGATGAGGTGGTGAGCCCAGAGCCCGAGCCCCTCAACACGTCTGACTTCTCTGACTGGTCTAGCTTTAATG CCAGCAGTACCCCTGGACCAGAGGAGGTAGACAGCGCCTCTGCTGCCCCAGCCTTCTACAGCCAGGCCCCCCGGCCCCCGGCCTCCCCAGGCCGGCCCGAGCAGCACACAGTGATCCACATGGGCAATCCTGAGCCCTTGACTCACG CCCCTAGGAAGGTGTATGATACGCGGGATGATGACCGGACACCAGGCCTCCATGGAGACTGTGACGATGACAAGTACCGACGTCGGCCTGCCTTGGGTTGGCTGGCCCAGCTGCTAAG GAGCCGGGCCGGGTCTCGGAAGCGGCCGCTGACCCTGCTCCAGCGGGCGGGGCTGCTGCTACTCTTGGGACTGCTGGGCTTCCTGGCCCTCCTTGCCCTCATGTCTCGCCTAGGCCGGGCCGCAGCTGACAGCGATCCCAACCTGGACCCACTCATGAACCCTCACATCCGCGTGGGCCCCTCCTGA
- the TMEM262 gene encoding transmembrane protein 262 isoform X2, with protein MRLRDRIAMFFFPKGMMLTTAALMLFFLHLGIFISDVHNFCITCHYDHMSFHYTVVLMFSQVISICWAAMGSLYAEMAENNAQRSHVLQPPVLGVSGHRVPGGAPLRPGELEQG; from the exons ATGCGGCTGCGAGACCGCATCGCCATGTTCTTCTTCCCAAAAGGCATGATGCTCACCACGGCTGCGCTGATGCTCTTCTTCTTACACCTGGGCATCTTCATCAGCGACGTGCACAACTTCTGCATCACCTGCCACTATGACCACATGAGCTTTCACTACACGGTCGTCCTGATG TTCTCCCAGGTGATCAGCATCTGCTGGGCCGCCATGGGGTCACTCTACGCTGAGATGGCAGAAAACAA TGCTCAACGGAGCCATGTTCTTCAACCGCCTGTCCTTGGAGTTTCTGGCCATCGAGTACCGGGAGGAGCACCACTGAGGCCTGGGGAGTTGGAACAGGGCTGA
- the TMEM262 gene encoding transmembrane protein 262 isoform X1 has translation MRLRDRIAMFFFPKGMMLTTAALMLFFLHLGIFISDVHNFCITCHYDHMSFHYTVVLMFSQVISICWAAMGSLYAEMAENKYIRCSAMTILMLNGAMFFNRLSLEFLAIEYREEHH, from the exons ATGCGGCTGCGAGACCGCATCGCCATGTTCTTCTTCCCAAAAGGCATGATGCTCACCACGGCTGCGCTGATGCTCTTCTTCTTACACCTGGGCATCTTCATCAGCGACGTGCACAACTTCTGCATCACCTGCCACTATGACCACATGAGCTTTCACTACACGGTCGTCCTGATG TTCTCCCAGGTGATCAGCATCTGCTGGGCCGCCATGGGGTCACTCTACGCTGAGATGGCAGAAAACAAGTACATCCGCTGCTCTGCCATGACCATCCTGA TGCTCAACGGAGCCATGTTCTTCAACCGCCTGTCCTTGGAGTTTCTGGCCATCGAGTACCGGGAGGAGCACCACTGA